The Methanocaldococcus jannaschii DSM 2661 genome has a segment encoding these proteins:
- a CDS encoding MBL fold metallo-hydrolase, whose translation MKVIPLASESLGVRSLATYVKTKDVGILIDPGVALAPDRYGLKPNDIEFEKLREMRNKINDYAKKSNVITISHYHYDHYTPFFDDIYLESKDYAKELYKDKILLIKHPTEFINKSQMNRAKKFLESVKDIAKKIEFADNKTFKFGKTEIKFSPPFPHGRDDKLGYVLITTVKEGKFKFMHTSDTQGIIFDDIRDYIIKEKPNLILMGGPPTYLMHRYGKKNLEKTNENLKYIVENTGAELIIDHHLLRDKKFREKINVDFKTVAEFLGEKNLLLEAYRKEIKQGKDINELFG comes from the coding sequence ATGAAAGTCATTCCCTTAGCTTCTGAAAGCTTGGGGGTTAGGTCTTTAGCAACCTATGTTAAAACAAAGGATGTGGGGATTTTAATAGACCCAGGAGTTGCCTTAGCTCCAGATAGATATGGTTTAAAGCCAAATGATATAGAATTTGAAAAATTGAGAGAGATGAGAAATAAAATCAACGACTATGCGAAAAAATCTAATGTTATAACTATCTCCCATTACCATTACGACCACTACACTCCATTTTTTGATGATATATACTTGGAATCAAAGGATTATGCTAAAGAACTATACAAAGACAAAATTCTATTAATAAAACATCCAACTGAGTTTATAAATAAAAGTCAGATGAATAGGGCAAAAAAATTCTTAGAGAGCGTTAAAGATATTGCAAAAAAGATTGAATTTGCTGACAACAAAACATTTAAATTTGGGAAGACAGAAATAAAATTTTCCCCTCCATTCCCACATGGTAGGGATGATAAATTGGGATATGTCTTAATAACAACAGTTAAAGAGGGGAAGTTTAAATTTATGCACACCTCTGATACTCAGGGAATAATATTTGATGATATTAGAGATTACATAATTAAAGAAAAACCTAATCTAATACTTATGGGAGGCCCGCCAACATATTTGATGCATAGATATGGAAAAAAGAATTTAGAAAAGACAAACGAAAACTTAAAATATATAGTTGAAAATACTGGGGCTGAACTTATAATTGACCACCATTTATTGAGGGATAAAAAGTTTAGAGAAAAGATTAATGTTGATTTTAAAACAGTTGCTGAATTTTTAGGAGAAAAGAATTTATTGTTAGAGGCATATAGAAAAGAGATTAAGCAAGGAAAAGATATTAATGAGTTGTTTGGATAA
- a CDS encoding DNA-directed DNA polymerase II large subunit, which produces MVHVACSENMKKYFENIVDEVKKIYRIAEECRKKGFDPTDEVEIPLAADMADRVEGLVGPKGVAERIRELVKELGKEPAALEIAKEIVEGKFGNFDKEKKAEQAVRTALAVLTEGIVAAPLEGIADVKIKKNPDGTEYLAIYYAGPIRSAGGTAQALSVLVGDFVRKAMGLDRYKPTEDEIERYVEEVELYQSEVGSFQYNPTADEIRTAIRNIPIEITGEATDDVEVSGHRDLPRVETNQLRGGALLVLVEGVLLKAPKILRHVDKLGIEGWDWLKDLMSKKEEKEEEKDEKVDDEEIDEEEEEISGYWRDVKIEANKKFISEVIAGRPVFAHPSKVGGFRLRYGRSRNTGFATQGFHPALMYLVDEFMAVGTQLKTERPGKATCVVPVDSIEPPIVKLKNGDVIRVDTIEKAMDVRNRVEEILFLGDVLVNYGDFLENNHPLLPSCWCEEWYEKILIANNIEYDKDFIKNPKPEEAVKFALETKTPLHPRFTYHWHDVSKEDIILLRNWLLKGKEDSLEGKKVWIVDLEIEEDKKAKRILELIGCCHLVRNKKVIIEEYYPLLYSLGFDVENKKDLVENIEKILESAKNSMHLINLLAPFEVRRNTYVYVGARMGRPEKAAPRKMKPPVNGLFPIGNAGGQVRLINKAVEENNTDDVDVSYTRCPNCGKISLYRVCPFCGTKVELDNFGRIKAPLKDYWYAALKRLGINKPGDVKCIKGMTSKQKIVEPLEKAILRAINEVYVFKDGTTRFDCTDVPVTHFKPNEINVTVEKLRELGYDKDIYGNELVDGEQVVELKPQDVIIPESCAEYFVKVANFIDDLLEKFYKVERFYNVKKKEDLIGHLVIGMAPHTSAGMVGRIIGYTKANVGYAHPYFHAAKRRNCDGDEDSFFLLLDAFLNFSKKFLPDKRGGQMDAPLVLTTILDPKEVDGEVHNMDTMWSYPLEFYEKTLEMPSPKEVKEFMETVEDRLGKPEQYEGIGYTHETSRIDLGPKVCAYKTLGSMLEKTTSQLSVAKKIRATDERDVAEKVIQSHFIPDLIGNLRAFSRQAVRCKCGAKYRRIPLKGKCPKCGSNLILTVSKGAVEKYMDVAEKMAEEYNVNDYIKQRLKIIKEGINSIFENEKSRQVKLSDFFKIG; this is translated from the coding sequence ATGGTTCATGTTGCATGCTCCGAAAATATGAAAAAGTATTTTGAAAACATTGTTGATGAAGTTAAAAAAATTTACAGAATAGCTGAAGAGTGTAGAAAAAAAGGTTTTGACCCAACTGATGAAGTTGAGATTCCTTTAGCTGCTGATATGGCTGATAGAGTTGAGGGATTGGTTGGGCCGAAAGGAGTAGCAGAGAGAATTAGAGAATTGGTTAAAGAGTTAGGTAAAGAACCAGCTGCATTGGAGATAGCTAAAGAAATTGTTGAAGGAAAATTTGGAAACTTTGATAAGGAAAAAAAGGCAGAACAGGCAGTTAGAACTGCATTAGCTGTATTAACTGAAGGAATTGTTGCTGCTCCATTAGAGGGAATTGCAGATGTTAAAATCAAAAAAAACCCAGACGGAACTGAATATTTAGCTATCTATTATGCAGGACCTATAAGAAGTGCTGGGGGAACTGCTCAAGCTCTATCTGTCTTAGTTGGAGATTTCGTAAGAAAGGCAATGGGTTTAGATAGATACAAACCAACAGAGGATGAGATTGAGAGATATGTTGAGGAGGTTGAGCTTTACCAATCAGAAGTTGGGAGTTTTCAATACAACCCAACAGCAGATGAGATTAGAACAGCTATAAGAAACATCCCTATAGAGATTACTGGAGAAGCTACAGATGATGTGGAAGTTTCAGGGCATAGGGATTTGCCAAGGGTAGAGACAAACCAACTGAGGGGAGGGGCTTTATTAGTTTTGGTTGAGGGAGTTTTATTAAAAGCTCCTAAAATATTGAGGCACGTTGATAAATTAGGAATAGAGGGATGGGACTGGCTTAAAGATTTGATGAGTAAAAAAGAAGAAAAAGAGGAGGAAAAGGATGAAAAAGTAGATGATGAAGAAATAGATGAAGAGGAAGAAGAAATTAGCGGATACTGGAGAGATGTTAAAATAGAGGCAAACAAAAAGTTTATAAGCGAAGTTATTGCTGGAAGGCCTGTTTTTGCCCATCCATCAAAGGTTGGTGGATTTAGGTTGAGATATGGAAGGAGTAGAAACACTGGTTTTGCTACTCAAGGATTTCATCCTGCCTTAATGTATTTGGTAGATGAGTTTATGGCTGTTGGAACCCAGCTAAAAACTGAAAGGCCGGGAAAAGCTACATGTGTTGTGCCGGTTGATAGCATTGAACCACCAATTGTCAAGCTAAAAAATGGAGATGTTATTAGAGTTGATACAATAGAGAAAGCTATGGATGTTAGAAATAGGGTTGAGGAAATTTTATTCTTAGGAGATGTTTTGGTTAATTATGGGGATTTCTTAGAGAATAATCACCCATTATTGCCAAGTTGTTGGTGTGAGGAGTGGTATGAGAAGATATTGATAGCTAATAATATAGAGTATGATAAGGATTTTATAAAGAACCCAAAGCCAGAGGAAGCTGTTAAGTTTGCTTTAGAAACAAAAACTCCACTACATCCAAGATTCACCTATCACTGGCATGATGTTAGTAAGGAAGATATAATCCTATTAAGAAATTGGTTGTTGAAAGGAAAAGAAGATAGCCTTGAAGGAAAAAAAGTTTGGATTGTTGATTTAGAGATAGAGGAAGATAAAAAAGCTAAAAGAATCTTAGAATTAATTGGCTGCTGCCACTTAGTTAGAAATAAAAAGGTTATAATTGAGGAGTATTACCCTCTACTCTACTCACTGGGCTTTGATGTTGAAAATAAAAAGGATTTAGTTGAAAATATAGAGAAAATCTTAGAGTCAGCCAAAAATAGTATGCATCTTATAAACTTATTAGCTCCGTTTGAAGTTAGAAGAAACACTTATGTATATGTTGGAGCAAGGATGGGAAGGCCAGAGAAAGCAGCACCAAGAAAGATGAAACCTCCAGTTAATGGTTTATTCCCAATAGGTAATGCTGGAGGGCAAGTGAGATTGATAAACAAGGCAGTTGAGGAAAACAATACAGATGATGTTGATGTTTCTTACACAAGATGTCCAAATTGTGGAAAAATTTCATTATATAGAGTTTGCCCATTCTGTGGAACTAAGGTAGAGTTAGATAACTTTGGAAGAATTAAAGCTCCATTAAAAGATTATTGGTATGCCGCTTTAAAGAGATTGGGTATAAACAAGCCAGGAGATGTTAAGTGTATTAAAGGGATGACATCCAAGCAGAAGATTGTTGAACCATTAGAAAAAGCTATATTGAGGGCGATAAATGAGGTTTATGTCTTTAAAGACGGAACTACAAGGTTTGATTGCACAGATGTGCCAGTAACCCACTTTAAACCAAATGAGATAAACGTTACTGTTGAAAAATTGAGAGAGCTTGGCTATGATAAAGATATTTATGGCAATGAGTTAGTTGATGGGGAGCAGGTCGTTGAGCTAAAACCACAAGATGTTATCATCCCAGAGAGTTGTGCAGAGTATTTTGTTAAGGTAGCTAATTTTATAGATGATTTATTGGAGAAGTTTTATAAAGTTGAAAGGTTTTACAACGTAAAGAAAAAAGAGGATTTAATTGGGCATTTAGTCATTGGAATGGCTCCCCACACATCTGCTGGAATGGTTGGAAGAATAATTGGTTATACAAAAGCAAATGTTGGTTATGCTCATCCTTATTTCCATGCTGCAAAGAGAAGAAACTGTGACGGGGACGAAGATTCTTTCTTTTTGCTATTAGACGCGTTTTTGAACTTCTCCAAAAAATTCCTACCAGATAAGAGAGGAGGACAGATGGATGCCCCATTAGTCTTAACAACCATATTAGACCCAAAGGAAGTTGATGGAGAAGTTCATAATATGGATACAATGTGGAGCTATCCATTAGAGTTTTATGAAAAAACCTTAGAAATGCCTTCACCGAAAGAAGTTAAGGAGTTTATGGAGACAGTTGAAGATAGATTAGGAAAGCCAGAGCAGTATGAAGGTATTGGCTATACTCACGAAACATCAAGAATTGACTTAGGGCCGAAGGTTTGTGCTTATAAAACATTAGGTTCAATGTTAGAAAAAACCACTTCCCAATTATCAGTTGCTAAGAAAATTAGGGCTACAGATGAAAGAGATGTTGCTGAGAAGGTTATTCAATCCCACTTCATCCCAGATTTAATTGGGAATTTAAGGGCTTTCTCAAGGCAGGCAGTTAGATGTAAATGTGGAGCTAAGTATAGAAGAATACCTTTGAAAGGGAAGTGTCCAAAATGTGGCTCTAATTTAATATTAACTGTCTCAAAGGGAGCTGTTGAGAAGTATATGGATGTTGCAGAGAAGATGGCTGAGGAATATAATGTAAATGATTATATAAAACAAAGATTAAAGATTATTAAAGAGGGGATTAATTCAATATTTGAAAATGAAAAAAGCAGACAGGTTAAGTTGAGTGACTTCTTTAAGATAGGATAA
- the glgP gene encoding alpha-glucan family phosphorylase produces the protein MKPTAYFCMEFAIHQPLKTYAGGLGFLAGSHFRAAKRLNQPLVGVSILWSYGYYDQLRDREGKMKVEYIRKYYDFLEDIKLKVPVTINNNTVWVKAYKLEEDVFGTCPIYFLTTDIPENDDFSRTITHNLYDANNILHIAQQIVLGIGGYKVIKECENVKLFHMNEPHPLPLVFKLIEEYGLEYTREHTVFTTHTPLPEGNETQDINLLKSMGFFGNVDVKLAEKLGGNPFNYTVCALRVCKRANAVSKKHKEVCDRMWSWVKDRCEIVAITNAQDKYYWQDPVIREAAKKYDIDMLRERKMELKEILFEEVADQTGKIFKKDRLTVVWARRFTAYKRPHILLHDEMRLLELLKKKRIQVIWAGKPHPNDHNMIATFNWIVSKTRDMKGATILTGYELKLSKMLKQGSDIWLNTPKLNHEASGTSGMTASMNASIHMSTLDGWHVEWAKMYPDDSFTIGDGVRDDDAYVANCIYNLLEEVADMYDTERWWMKACNCVNHIVEYFDAERMAKEYAEKLYK, from the coding sequence ATGAAACCAACTGCCTACTTCTGTATGGAATTTGCAATTCACCAACCATTAAAAACTTATGCTGGAGGATTAGGATTTTTAGCTGGTTCTCATTTTAGAGCGGCTAAAAGATTGAATCAACCTCTTGTAGGAGTTTCAATATTATGGAGCTATGGATATTATGACCAATTAAGAGACAGAGAAGGGAAGATGAAAGTTGAATATATAAGAAAATACTATGATTTTTTGGAAGACATTAAATTAAAAGTCCCAGTTACAATAAACAACAACACTGTTTGGGTTAAAGCTTATAAATTAGAAGAAGATGTTTTTGGAACATGCCCTATTTATTTTCTAACAACAGATATTCCAGAAAATGATGATTTCTCAAGAACTATAACTCACAACTTGTATGATGCCAACAATATACTTCATATAGCACAACAGATTGTTTTAGGAATTGGAGGATATAAAGTTATCAAAGAGTGTGAAAATGTAAAGCTCTTCCACATGAATGAGCCTCATCCTTTACCTTTAGTCTTTAAGCTGATAGAAGAATATGGGCTTGAATACACAAGAGAACATACTGTTTTCACAACTCACACACCTTTACCAGAAGGAAATGAAACCCAAGACATTAACTTATTAAAATCCATGGGATTCTTTGGAAATGTTGATGTAAAATTAGCTGAAAAATTAGGAGGAAATCCATTTAACTATACAGTTTGTGCATTAAGAGTTTGTAAAAGAGCCAATGCTGTCTCTAAAAAGCATAAAGAAGTTTGCGATAGAATGTGGAGCTGGGTTAAGGATAGATGTGAAATAGTAGCTATAACTAACGCTCAAGATAAATACTACTGGCAAGACCCTGTTATTAGAGAGGCGGCAAAAAAATATGATATTGATATGTTGAGAGAGAGAAAAATGGAACTAAAAGAAATTCTATTTGAGGAAGTAGCAGACCAAACTGGAAAGATTTTTAAAAAAGATAGACTAACTGTTGTTTGGGCAAGAAGATTCACAGCTTATAAAAGACCTCATATATTGCTTCATGATGAGATGAGATTACTTGAGTTGTTGAAAAAGAAAAGAATACAGGTTATTTGGGCTGGGAAACCCCATCCAAATGACCACAACATGATAGCTACTTTTAATTGGATTGTATCAAAGACAAGAGATATGAAAGGAGCTACTATACTAACTGGTTATGAACTAAAGCTGAGTAAGATGTTAAAGCAGGGTTCAGATATTTGGCTTAACACACCAAAACTAAATCATGAGGCATCTGGAACATCTGGAATGACCGCCTCTATGAACGCTTCTATTCACATGAGTACCTTAGATGGATGGCATGTAGAATGGGCTAAAATGTATCCGGATGATAGCTTTACAATTGGCGATGGAGTTAGGGATGATGATGCCTATGTGGCTAACTGCATATACAATTTATTAGAAGAAGTTGCTGACATGTATGATACTGAAAGATGGTGGATGAAAGCTTGTAACTGCGTTAATCATATTGTTGAATACTTTGATGCTGAGAGAATGGCTAAGGAGTATGCTGAGAAGTTGTATAAGTAA
- a CDS encoding radical SAM protein, protein MLISHISLSDKITLLTYGCNFKCKYCFFKPLSCKKYSVDEILNKILEVNENYKLDKILIAGGEPTLQNDLSELTKLLKDEGFYLMLSTNGYYLKDMLDKLEVDEIHIDLKAYDENKHIYLTSCSNKKVLDCISYIGKYRDEFNFKVEIDTVLIPNIVDLDEIEKIAKFLSNWDLPYRITGYVKYNNNLNAEKPDEDKILKAKEIALKYLSNVSCSLDFKRHKKSKKVII, encoded by the coding sequence ATGCTAATTTCCCATATATCTTTAAGTGATAAGATAACGCTCTTAACTTATGGATGCAACTTTAAATGTAAATACTGCTTCTTTAAACCATTATCCTGTAAAAAATATAGTGTAGATGAGATTTTAAATAAAATTTTAGAAGTTAATGAGAACTATAAATTAGATAAAATCTTAATTGCTGGTGGAGAGCCAACTTTACAAAATGACTTGTCTGAACTAACAAAGCTGTTAAAAGATGAGGGTTTTTATCTTATGCTATCTACAAATGGATATTATTTAAAAGATATGCTTGATAAGCTTGAAGTTGATGAGATACATATTGATTTAAAGGCTTATGATGAAAATAAACATATATATTTAACTTCATGCTCTAACAAAAAAGTTTTGGATTGTATAAGTTATATAGGGAAATATAGGGATGAATTCAATTTTAAGGTTGAAATAGATACTGTCTTAATTCCAAATATTGTTGATTTAGATGAAATTGAAAAAATAGCTAAGTTTTTAAGCAATTGGGATTTACCTTATAGAATTACAGGATATGTAAAATATAACAACAATTTGAATGCTGAAAAACCTGATGAAGATAAAATATTAAAAGCAAAAGAAATAGCCTTAAAATATCTCTCTAACGTATCTTGCTCCTTAGATTTTAAAAGACATAAAAAATCTAAGAAAGTTATTATTTAA
- a CDS encoding DHH family phosphoesterase yields the protein MITVIGFGSFGRKVVNFIKNKEPITIIDKNIDDADDLVKEGVTVIVGDATQDEVLKKAKIENADIVLILTNEPEVNRRIAERVCELSPNSYKIARAIPRYPELYMGLNIDKIINILESGAKDIAKEVEDAKLKRKLMQLKSVLIEGKKRCMKLEKTEEEKKAPLLILTHINPDPDAIASAMALKTLAERWGVDSDIAYGGNIGYDENKAMINLLGIKLLNVEDIDLDNYCVIAVIDTSTSKQLPIELPNIDIIIDHHNNTDLTAKYMDVRPEVGATASILTQYLMELDIEPSRNLATALFYGIQSDTDYFKRETSKLDFEAAAYLQSYIDASILNMIENPEISTEVMEVLAKAVMNRRVVKGNIALAYVGEISNRDALPKAADFLLKMEGISTTFVFGIVGDEIHISARTKDLRLNLGEILNKAFGGGGHQTAAAAKIPLGIFKAVSDKEALRKLVEEAIRAKILEVIGIKEEEK from the coding sequence ATGATAACCGTAATAGGTTTTGGTTCTTTTGGTAGAAAAGTTGTAAATTTCATTAAAAATAAAGAACCAATTACGATTATTGATAAAAATATTGATGATGCTGATGATTTAGTAAAAGAAGGAGTAACTGTAATTGTTGGAGATGCCACTCAAGATGAAGTGTTGAAAAAAGCTAAAATTGAGAATGCAGATATTGTATTAATATTAACAAATGAACCAGAAGTTAATAGAAGGATAGCTGAAAGAGTTTGTGAGCTAAGTCCAAACTCATACAAAATTGCAAGAGCCATTCCAAGATATCCAGAACTTTATATGGGGCTAAATATAGATAAGATTATAAACATCTTAGAGAGTGGAGCTAAAGACATTGCAAAGGAAGTTGAAGATGCAAAATTAAAGAGAAAATTAATGCAATTAAAATCTGTGTTAATAGAAGGAAAGAAAAGATGCATGAAGTTGGAAAAAACAGAAGAAGAAAAAAAAGCTCCTCTTCTAATCTTAACACATATAAACCCAGACCCTGATGCTATAGCAAGTGCCATGGCTTTAAAAACACTTGCTGAAAGATGGGGAGTTGATTCAGACATTGCATATGGGGGAAATATTGGTTATGATGAAAATAAGGCAATGATAAATTTGTTAGGGATAAAACTTTTAAATGTTGAAGATATTGACTTAGATAATTACTGTGTCATTGCAGTCATAGATACATCAACATCAAAACAACTACCTATTGAACTTCCAAACATTGATATAATTATAGACCATCACAACAACACCGATTTAACTGCCAAATATATGGATGTTAGACCAGAAGTTGGAGCCACTGCTTCCATTTTAACACAATATCTTATGGAATTGGATATAGAGCCATCAAGAAACTTAGCCACTGCCTTATTTTATGGAATCCAATCAGATACTGACTACTTTAAAAGAGAAACGTCAAAATTGGATTTTGAAGCAGCAGCATACCTTCAAAGCTATATAGATGCTTCTATCTTAAATATGATAGAGAATCCAGAAATTTCAACAGAGGTTATGGAAGTTTTGGCTAAGGCAGTAATGAATAGAAGAGTAGTTAAAGGTAATATTGCCTTAGCTTATGTTGGGGAAATAAGTAATAGAGATGCTCTACCAAAAGCAGCTGATTTCTTATTAAAGATGGAAGGGATTTCAACAACATTCGTATTTGGTATTGTTGGAGATGAAATTCACATATCTGCAAGAACTAAGGATTTAAGGTTAAACCTTGGAGAGATATTAAATAAGGCATTTGGTGGAGGAGGACATCAAACAGCTGCAGCTGCCAAAATTCCTTTAGGAATATTTAAGGCAGTGTCTGATAAAGAAGCTTTAAGAAAATTAGTTGAAGAGGCAATTAGGGCTAAGATATTGGAAGTTATTGGTATAAAAGAAGAGGAGAAATAA
- the mptE gene encoding 6-hydroxymethyl-7,8-dihydropterin pyrophosphokinase, which translates to MDMKEWEIFYNKIMEDFGFDKDKDVESAVILNNILENANTIPVDKLKDIIEGREVFIFGAGPSIKKHINILKELREINYKNPIIVADGACKAFLEENIIPDIIVSDLDGDLEALFECNRKGSIIVVHAHGDNIEKIKKYVPKLKNVVGSCQIPNYKELNLRNVINFGGFTDGDRCCFLAYHFKAKKLILGGMDFGIYITKYSRPNIKEDIAIGDEIKIKKLEYAKTLINYLKDKIEIEFLK; encoded by the coding sequence ATGGACATGAAGGAGTGGGAAATATTTTACAATAAAATTATGGAGGATTTTGGATTTGATAAAGACAAAGATGTTGAAAGTGCAGTAATCCTTAATAACATTTTAGAGAATGCCAATACAATACCTGTTGATAAGCTTAAAGATATTATTGAAGGTAGAGAAGTTTTTATCTTTGGTGCAGGTCCATCAATAAAAAAACATATCAACATTTTAAAAGAATTAAGGGAAATAAACTATAAGAATCCTATAATAGTGGCTGATGGTGCATGTAAAGCATTTTTAGAAGAAAATATAATTCCAGACATTATTGTCTCTGACTTAGATGGAGATTTAGAGGCGTTATTTGAGTGCAATAGAAAGGGTTCTATAATTGTAGTTCATGCACATGGAGATAATATTGAAAAAATTAAAAAGTATGTCCCAAAACTAAAAAATGTCGTTGGAAGTTGTCAAATACCAAATTATAAGGAGTTAAATTTGAGAAATGTAATCAATTTTGGCGGATTTACAGATGGAGATAGGTGTTGCTTTTTAGCCTATCATTTTAAAGCTAAAAAGTTAATCTTGGGAGGAATGGATTTTGGAATTTATATAACTAAATATTCCAGACCTAATATAAAAGAGGACATAGCAATAGGGGATGAAATAAAAATTAAAAAGTTGGAATATGCTAAAACATTAATAAATTATTTAAAGGATAAAATAGAGATTGAATTTTTAAAATAA
- a CDS encoding RNA-guided endonuclease TnpB family protein translates to MSNKTKLKDNKELLYQVVLSYKVSHNYPLKAFLIECKNKLNECIDMIWNNIKYTKKDNPKLPKSNEFKRELRNKLLENWNYASHYIDGIIKTSYSILQSWASNYKRGYRTKTKPIAKRLFVRVKTTLIKYDKEKGEIRITIKPRKDYLILNIKNEWFFDKVKNLTIGEIILKEKETFLTFKDNLNYSDKGMIVGVDSNLRSLDLFHPIEGWTRVDLTELHRIKEVYDRKIDFLKKLLKKFPLRAMRKINRLFERRRNRVKDFLHKLTIQLSRLFPDAIFVFEDLNKRRMYKSKYFNRKIDRVNWNGLIEKISYKTIVILVNPAYTSTICPICGSRMESQEGQVVYCSNCLNSFNRQLVGCYNIFKRGLGNIKEIMGGSGVTTTGVEVSFGKLMTPNPNVIYIVDYNGKYFNEIA, encoded by the coding sequence ATGTCAAATAAAACAAAATTAAAGGATAATAAAGAATTGCTCTACCAAGTCGTTCTATCCTACAAAGTTAGCCATAACTACCCACTTAAAGCTTTTTTAATTGAGTGTAAGAACAAATTAAACGAATGCATAGACATGATTTGGAATAATATCAAATACACTAAAAAAGATAATCCAAAATTACCAAAATCAAACGAATTTAAAAGAGAGTTAAGAAACAAACTCTTAGAGAACTGGAATTATGCTTCTCACTACATCGATGGGATTATAAAAACCTCCTATTCTATCCTGCAAAGTTGGGCGTCTAACTACAAAAGGGGCTATAGAACTAAAACAAAACCGATAGCAAAAAGGCTATTCGTTAGAGTTAAGACAACCCTAATAAAATACGATAAAGAAAAAGGAGAGATACGGATAACGATAAAACCAAGAAAGGACTACCTAATTCTAAATATTAAAAATGAGTGGTTTTTTGATAAGGTTAAAAATTTAACCATTGGAGAAATTATTTTAAAAGAAAAGGAAACATTTTTAACTTTCAAAGATAACCTAAACTATTCAGATAAAGGGATGATCGTTGGAGTGGATAGCAATCTAAGGTCTCTTGACTTATTTCATCCGATAGAAGGTTGGACTAGAGTAGATTTAACTGAATTACATCGAATTAAGGAGGTTTATGATAGAAAAATTGATTTTCTTAAAAAATTACTTAAAAAGTTTCCTTTGAGAGCTATGAGAAAGATAAATAGGTTGTTCGAAAGAAGAAGAAATAGGGTTAAGGATTTCTTACATAAACTAACTATTCAACTATCTCGATTATTTCCAGATGCAATTTTTGTTTTTGAGGATTTAAATAAAAGAAGAATGTATAAAAGCAAATACTTCAATAGAAAAATAGATAGAGTAAATTGGAATGGCCTAATTGAAAAAATAAGTTATAAAACAATTGTTATTTTGGTTAATCCTGCCTACACATCAACAATCTGTCCTATATGCGGGAGTAGAATGGAGTCCCAAGAAGGACAGGTTGTTTATTGCTCTAATTGTTTAAACTCTTTTAATAGACAGTTAGTTGGTTGCTATAATATTTTTAAAAGAGGTTTAGGGAATATTAAAGAGATTATGGGTGGCTCGGGGGTTACCACGACAGGGGTAGAGGTTTCCTTTGGGAAACTGATGACACCCAATCCCAACGTGATTTATATAGTAGATTATAACGGAAAATATTTTAATGAAATTGCCTAA